In the genome of Gordonia rubripertincta, one region contains:
- a CDS encoding urease accessory protein UreD has protein sequence MRTDVEITATADRGVRHSATGGLAVRVTSPGHVQLIGTAATPLGGDEILVRIRVEPGAHLRVGSVAATIALPARDRADSRARWEIEVGAGGRLRFDPQPTVVAGGAVHTSDIVADLDPTAVLDLYEHVQIGRSVQIDGATTTDLDRIERDRAGAWTGGLRVTVGGEVWLAHRVALGASTPAAAIGHRAMSSVFRYPDDRAEEVLPSEFAARLRLTGEATLTSALGASVTATRRLTDALDTTALVPNG, from the coding sequence ATGCGCACCGACGTCGAGATCACCGCGACCGCCGACCGCGGTGTGCGGCACAGCGCGACCGGTGGTCTCGCCGTTCGGGTGACGTCACCCGGCCACGTCCAGTTGATCGGTACCGCGGCGACGCCGCTGGGCGGCGACGAGATCCTGGTCCGCATTCGGGTGGAGCCGGGCGCGCACCTGCGCGTGGGCAGCGTCGCCGCCACGATCGCCCTCCCGGCGCGGGACCGGGCCGACTCCCGAGCCAGGTGGGAGATCGAGGTGGGTGCGGGTGGCCGCCTGCGCTTCGATCCGCAACCGACCGTGGTCGCCGGAGGCGCGGTCCACACCTCGGACATCGTCGCCGACCTCGACCCGACCGCGGTCCTGGATCTGTACGAACATGTGCAGATCGGTCGGTCGGTGCAGATCGACGGGGCGACCACCACCGATCTCGACCGGATCGAGCGCGACCGCGCCGGTGCCTGGACCGGGGGCCTACGGGTCACGGTCGGCGGAGAGGTGTGGCTGGCACATCGCGTGGCACTGGGTGCATCGACACCGGCCGCCGCGATCGGCCATCGTGCGATGAGCAGCGTCTTCCGCTACCCGGACGATCGCGCCGAGGAAGTACTCCCGAGCGAGTTCGCGGCTCGCCTGCGGTTGACCGGCGAAGCGACCCTCACCAGTGCGCTCGGTGCGTCGGTGACGGCCACGCGCCGTCTCACCGACGCCCTCGACACAACAGCGCTGGTCCCCAACGGATAG